The Mercurialis annua linkage group LG7, ddMerAnnu1.2, whole genome shotgun sequence genome includes the window ATACACATTTATGTGTGCTTAGAGTTGTATCAAAATGATTTTTAGTTTCTCTATATCAGAAGAGGTTCGTTGATGGACTTCCTGACATCATGTCTCTAATTTTGTAATCCTTCACTTTGGTATTACTCAGGTAATGGAAATATTGGTGGCACCTGGAGCACATACTTTCCAGATGTTAACGGTGGACATCTAGAAATTGATCCTTATGTAAGATTATATGCCTCCGCCTTCATGTTTTAAAGACCCAATTTGTTGCTTGTTCTGAGTACTTATAAGCTCTACTtcgatgtttttttttttttgacttttagGGTGTTTATAGTGACTCTTCATCATTTCCATTTCATGGTCATGGGTATGCTCCTCAAATGCCGCAAAGACCATTTGCCTCATTCGCAACACCACCCCCTTCTGGAAGCTGGCATGGCCAGCTATATAATGTTCGAGAGTTACCAAACTCTGATCCTTCTTGCTACCAGCAACATATTTCACAAAACTCTCCACATATTGCATCAAGAACCTCAGGCTCTCATGCCAAGTTACCAGTTAATTTCAATCATCAAGGAGATGGTAACAGATTTGCGCTACAATCAGGTTATTTTCCTACAGCAGGATTTGGTCGAGGAAATGGCTATTCGGGAGACTCTGGAGGCTTAAATTTTTTGCAGCAGGGATTTGATGAGTTTGAAAGCAGTCGGTTGTGGTCAGATTGGTCAAAACCCGGGAACGGGAAGGGCTCTTTAATGCCTTTTGCGTCATCAACAGCTGGTTCAAAACCAATTAATTCATTAGGTTTTTCTGCAAATCATTTTGGAACGGTTAGTTTATAATCCATGAATAATTGTCGCTTTTATACTAAATCTGTAAGGCCTATGCTTTATTATTTAAGGTCTTATTCTGTCATTTGATAATGATAATTTGCTCAGGCATCTCAACAAAAAGAGTCCTTCTATGGCCTTGGATCTCGTTTGGCCTCTAGCTTTAAAAGCTATCCTCAGGGCCAAACTACTCGGAATGCTAGCTACGGCGTTTCCTCTTCTATGATTGGAATAAATGGTCAGAGCTGGCCCACACTTCATGAAGCAAGACAAGGGGGGAGGTGCAATGACTTTGGTTGCAGTTGTAATGTTGCACTTGATGCACTAGGTGAGCGAAATAGAGGACCTAGGGCATTCAAGCCAAGAAGTCAGACAGCGGGAAATGAACCTGCTATTGATGATCCTAGGAGTATAGCTGTGGATGTTTATAACGAGTCGTACAACTGCCTAGAATTTGTAATTGACTACAAGGATGCAAAATTCTTTGTTATCAAATCTTATAGTGAAGATAATGTGCATAAGAGCATAAAATATGGTGTTTGGGCAAGCACCCCAAATGGCAACAAGAAATTAGACGCCTCTTATCATGAGGCAAAGGAGAAACATGGCACCTGTCCTGTCTTCCTGTTGTTTTCGGTAATTTATCTAATCTCCCAGTGCTGATGCATTATTTTGCTGCATTCTTAGGGGAATGAAACCTTTCTTATTGATAGGCCGACTATACAAGCACGTGCCTTCTTAATCTTTGTTTTTACTCTTGTAGTTGGTGATGGCGTTGTAGGTTTTCAAAAATAACCCAATTGCTTTTTTATAGGAAAATTATTGTATCCTTTTATCAATTCTTTTGTCTAGATAGTTTAAAATGGTTCCAAGGAAGAAAGACTAGAGACATGGTTTTTGTTCTTTGGGTAGTTGtcccattttatatttttcacaaTTCCGTTGGTCCCTTCTCTCCTTAGATTGCGAGGTCTGCAACTGACTTGTTAGTATTTGCATGCGCTCAAACATTCATTAAGCGTCATTGGTTGAGTTTACCTGAAAAGATTAAAGCAAAACAATGACTACTGTGACAATCTTTGTTTTTTGCACATTCACGTGCAGGTGAATGCTAGTGCTCAGTTTTGTGGAATCGCTGAGATGGTTGGGCATGTGGACTTTGACAAGAGTGTTGATTACTGGCAGCAGGATAAGTGGTCTGGACAGTTTCCTGTCAAGTGGCATATCATTAAAGATGTTCCTAACAGTCAGTTTCGCCATATTGTGCTTGAAAATAATGATAACAAGCCAGTTACTAACAGCAGAGATACTCAGGAGGTAAACTTTACTTCTGtttcattaatttttcaaaattaatcttAGTAGTAGTACCATTGATTGTTATTTGCTTGCCTGTGTACAAAAGTAGCGCATTTCCAAAAGAATCATCCACATATCTTAAATTTGCTTTGAGCTGCTCTGTTCGTTGTGTATTAATGCTTGGTTGCCTGCCTGACCTGCTAATACCATCAAGGCATCAATTTAAATAGGGTTAATTGCTATCACCCCTATATGTTTAGGTCTGAATTACTGTTTTCCCCCCAATTTTGAATAATCACTATTTCCCGCTTGACttctatattttatataacCGAATCCCCCTTATGAATGGGGTTTTAGTTAAAGAAAACTAAAATGAAAGGGGAAAACAGTAATTTTTCAAAACTCGGGGAAACAATAGTTCGGACCTAAAACTCATGGGTTAATGAATATTAACCCTTTTATATACCATTCTGTTGTACATTTGATGGCAATCCATAGCTAATTATGATAACAGTACATATCAGATGTTCAGAATATTCATCAAGAATAGCTTTGTAATACTTGCAAAGAATCCGGTGTTAGTTGAATAACCTATCGTATTGAACCGTATTGAAATAGAAAATTATTGAAAGACGCGATTTTACAAAAAGAATATGTAATTGTTTCTATGATGTAATGTTAAACAACATACCTTAATCCTTTGGACTTGGAAGCTTGCAAAACACATCCATTGGCTGTTCAAATCTAGTTTTTGTTGCTCATTGCTTCTGAACTCTAACAACGCTCATTTAATCAACAATGGTTCATTTTGCCCCTCCAACTTAAGACAGTATATGAAAAGAGTCCAAGTTCGTAGTTTTGGACAAAAAGACACATAGCTTGTAAATTTTAGTCATTTTATATCCTAATCTGACGTCATTCTTGATggtaaaaaatgtgaaatatccAAAACCGAAAAGATGTGGGTGTTTTTGTCCTAAATCACAAACTTGGACTCTTTTCATCTTTTGTCCCAAATTGGAAGAACCTTTATTGCTCATTTAATCATtataacttattatttttacattgCACAACTAAATGGATTTAGTTGACTGCGTGCTTTATTTGCGTTGAATGTGCGCAATATATACACAGTGCCAGTATGAAAACCTTGCATTGCCTGTCCATCACATTGGTACATGATTCTgccataatttattttttcttttgcttaTATAGTAGTTTCTGTTACCAGTCAGCTTCATTTGCTGTTGCCATGtcatatttttcataaatagtAATTTATATTGCAATTTGATATATTACAGGTGGAACTGGAACACGGGATTGAgatgttaaaaatatttaagaacTATGAAAGTCATTCATCCATCCTGGATGATTTTCATTTCTATGAGGAGAGGCAGAAAGTGATGCAAGCAAGGAAGTCGAGACAGCAAGCTAGCCCCGTGCCCACTTCAGTAACCGGGGACAGTGACCAATATCCTGCGTCAATTTCTAGTGATTACGTAAAGAAATTGACAAAGAGCTTCGCTCAAGCTGTTTCTTTCAATTAGAATGGAGCAAAGTTGTCCACGACCTATCTGCCTCAAAGGACCGCCTCAACAGACCGTATGAAAACAGAAGCTGACAGAGACAGCTTATCCAGCTAATGATGATAGGTAGGAAATTTATTTTAGGTATGTTGAACAGGAAGGTTTTAACTTGACAATACCTCTTATTCCCTGGATTTCTTTCTATTTATTTAATCTTATATACATTTGAATTTACTCGGAGATAATTTGGATTGTTTTATAAGATTGATAACATTCCCATGACATAAAATATTGATATTTATGCTTTAGTTTATTCTCCTTGAAAACATGCTCCATAGCCACTTTTCATATAGGTGTTGATGGTTTTACTGGCATCCTAGCTAGGATTTAAAGTATGTGATAATGATGTAGAAGAATGAATGGTGCATCTTCTCCAGTCGTGTTCGCGAGTTAAACATCATCGGGTTATTAGGGGTGCACATTCGGTTGaaaccaaactgaatcaatttcttttttcaaaattaaaccaaactgaATTGTCACGGGattgaaaagttttaaaacgtATTGAATCGAACCAGTATATTCATGTTCTTTATTTTccggatttatttgtattaaaacttgattgaattttttttatatctaaaattGAACTTCGGTTGATTTTTTGCACTTTAAGGAAGGATTTCAGCTTATCGAAATACTTTTCTGGGGTCTATTAATCTTTgatttatgtttaaaattttcatatttca containing:
- the LOC126654791 gene encoding YTH domain-containing protein ECT2-like, with translation MDQPTLTVDENVVDSSRVVAAGSLRVENSLNACPSQATPSLSHAGNGNIGGTWSTYFPDVNGGHLEIDPYGVYSDSSSFPFHGHGYAPQMPQRPFASFATPPPSGSWHGQLYNVRELPNSDPSCYQQHISQNSPHIASRTSGSHAKLPVNFNHQGDGNRFALQSGYFPTAGFGRGNGYSGDSGGLNFLQQGFDEFESSRLWSDWSKPGNGKGSLMPFASSTAGSKPINSLGFSANHFGTASQQKESFYGLGSRLASSFKSYPQGQTTRNASYGVSSSMIGINGQSWPTLHEARQGGRCNDFGCSCNVALDALGERNRGPRAFKPRSQTAGNEPAIDDPRSIAVDVYNESYNCLEFVIDYKDAKFFVIKSYSEDNVHKSIKYGVWASTPNGNKKLDASYHEAKEKHGTCPVFLLFSVNASAQFCGIAEMVGHVDFDKSVDYWQQDKWSGQFPVKWHIIKDVPNSQFRHIVLENNDNKPVTNSRDTQEVELEHGIEMLKIFKNYESHSSILDDFHFYEERQKVMQARKSRQQASPVPTSVTGDSDQYPASISSDYVKKLTKSFAQAVSFN